One Pyrus communis chromosome 4, drPyrComm1.1, whole genome shotgun sequence genomic region harbors:
- the LOC137731644 gene encoding transcription factor SRM1-like gives MTVEEAGCSSLWTREQDKAFENALAIYPEDSSDRWEKIAADVQGKTLEEIKHHYDLLLEDISQIEAGVVPLPCYNSSSEGSTSHASDEGTNKKGGHSGNYSNESNHGSKASRADQERRKGIAWTEDEHRLFLLGLEKYGKGDWRSISRNFVVTRTPTQVASHAQKYFIRLNSMNKDRRRSSIHDITSVNNGEISAAQGPITGQANGAAVGSSGKSTKQSPAGAPGVGMYGSAPSIGQPIGGPLVSAVGTPVNLPAPPHMAYGVSAPVPGVVPGAPMNMVPMTYPMPHSSHR, from the exons GATTCTTCAGATCGGTGGGAGAAAATTGCAGCTGATGTACAAGGGAAAACCCTAGAGGAGATTAAACATCATTATGACCTCTTACTTGAGGATATATCCCAGATCGAAGCTGGTGTTGTGCCTCTGCCTTGCTACAATTCTTCTTCAGAGGGTTCAACTAGCCACGCCAGTGATGAAGGAACCAATAAGAAAGGGGGACATTCTGGAAACTATAGCAATGAATCTAATCATGGAAGTAAGGCTTCAAGGGCAGATCAGGAACGCCGAAAGGGAATTGCTTGGACAGAGGATGAACACAG GCTATTTCTTCTTGGTTTGGAAAAATATGGGAAAGGCGATTGGCGAAGTATATCCCGGAACTTTGTGGTAACAAGAACCCCTACGCAAGTGGCAAGCCATGCACAAAAGTACTTCATACGCTTGAATTCAATGAACAAGGACAGGAGGCGATCAAGCATTCATGACATAACCAGTGTCAACAATGGAGAAATTTCGGCAGCTCAAGGGCCAATCACTGGTCAAGCAAATGGTGCTGCAGTAGGTTCCTCGGGTAAGTCCACCAAACAATCTCCTGCTGGGGCCCCAGGTGTTGGAATGTACGGCAGTGCACCGAGTATAGGGCAACCAATTGGAGGACCCCTTGTCTCAGCTGTTGGCACACCTGTGAATCTCCCTGCTCCCCCGCACATGGCATATGGTGTGAGCGCCCCAGTACCTGGAGTTGTTCCTGGTGCACCAATGAACATGGTTCCAATGACATATCCAATGCCTCACAGTTCGCATAGGTAG
- the LOC137733030 gene encoding GEM-like protein 6, whose translation MKASLQGQIIGIPINSAAAYAFKSADHGAAIQYHHNIPAPAPSDATEPSKLIRQSRLYSVLNRMNKLTNKADSFAHGVKEHVRLGPKITETVKGKLRLGAKIVKAGGTLEVFKHAFSVKAGEKLLKASQCYLSTTAGPMAGLLFISTDKIAFCSERSIKLPSSNSDGQQLVSRVHYKVVIPVKKIKAVNQSENTKKPSQKYVEIVTADDFDFWFMGFLNYQKTLKYLQQAINIPSQA comes from the exons ATGAAGGCCTCACTTCAAGGACAAATTATAGGAATTCCAATCAACTCCGCAGCTGCGTACGCGTTTAAGAGTGCAGATCATGGTGCTGCTATCCAATATCATCATAATATTCCAGCACCGGCTCCTAGTGATGCTACTGAACCTTCAAAGCTTATCAGACAAAGCAGACTGTATTCAGTGCTTAACAGGATGAACAAGCTTACCAACAAGGCTGACAGTTTTGCCCATGGAGTCAAAGAACATG TGAGACTAGGGCCCAAGATCACAGAGACAGTGAAGGGGAAGCTGAGGCTGGGGGCTAAGATTGTAAAAGCAGGAGGGACGTTAGAGGTGTTCAAGCACGCATTCAGCGTTAAGGCAGGAGAGAAGCTGCTCAAGGCATCCCAGTGTTATCTGTCGACCACGGCGGGTCCTATGGCAGGCCTCCTCTTCATCTCGACCGACAAGATTGCGTTTTGCAGCGAGAGATCGATCAAACTTCCATCGTCAAATTCAGACGGACAACAGCTGGTCAGCAGAGTCCACTACAAGGTGGTGATCCCAGTGAAGAAGATCAAGGCGGTCAACCAGAGCGAGAACACGAAGAAGCCGTCGCAAAAGTACGTAGAAATAGTTACTGCGGATGATTTTGACTTCTGGTTTATGGGGTTCTTGAATTACCAGAAAACTTTGAAATATCTCCAGCAGGCTATTAATATTCCATCTCAAGCTTAA